The following coding sequences lie in one Candidatus Paceibacterota bacterium genomic window:
- the tsf gene encoding translation elongation factor Ts — MINAQDVKKLRDFTGAGMVDCKKALEESSGDFDAAIKVLRKRGSKIADKKVGRGTAEGYVGSYIHSNGKLGVLIEVNCESDFVARGEEFRSLVHDLAMHIAAASPKYVSAAEVDPAFVKEKREEFAEATKNEKKPKEVIERIIEGKMQKYLEEVCLLSQPFVKDPEKKVGELVTEKIAKFGENIQVKRFTKFEI; from the coding sequence ATGATAAATGCACAAGATGTAAAAAAGCTGAGAGATTTCACGGGCGCCGGCATGGTTGATTGCAAAAAAGCCCTTGAGGAAAGCTCTGGCGATTTTGACGCGGCCATAAAAGTTCTCAGGAAAAGAGGTTCCAAGATCGCCGACAAGAAGGTCGGAAGGGGAACTGCCGAGGGGTATGTGGGGTCATATATTCACAGCAACGGAAAACTTGGCGTTTTGATCGAAGTCAATTGCGAGAGTGATTTTGTGGCGCGAGGCGAAGAGTTCAGGAGCCTGGTCCATGACCTGGCTATGCACATTGCTGCGGCAAGCCCGAAATACGTGAGCGCTGCAGAAGTCGATCCCGCATTCGTAAAGGAGAAGAGAGAGGAATTTGCAGAAGCGACCAAGAACGAGAAGAAGCCGAAAGAGGTTATCGAAAGGATAATCGAAGGAAAGATGCAGAAATATCTCGAGGAGGTGTGCCTTCTTTCCCAGCCGTTCGTAAAGGATCCCGAGAAGAAGGTGGGCGAGCTTGTGACCGAAAAGATCGCAAAGTTCGGAGAGAATATCCAGGTGAAAAGATTTACAAAATTCGAGATCTAG
- the ricT gene encoding regulatory iron-sulfur-containing complex subunit RicT, with the protein MKIKVKIFPWESPMVCDSGNWGLDVGDSVVLNLESGSEAGRVEEVNVKDDSPEIPKIVRKATSVDVETLNRNREKAKEAINVCKNLVKEKALPMKIVDAHFSFDGGKIVFSFIAEKRVDFRDLVKILSKNFQRSIRLQQIGSRDEARGKGGFGACGRELCCIKFSGSLKSVTTDDARVQQMGQRGSERLSGLCGRLKCCLGFESDVYRKALAKMPDLGTEIIVEGKKAIVKDRHILEEEVTAMFDDKSAKRVPLGKIKQKK; encoded by the coding sequence ATGAAGATAAAAGTTAAAATATTTCCGTGGGAAAGTCCTATGGTATGCGATTCCGGGAATTGGGGTTTGGATGTCGGCGACAGCGTTGTCCTGAACCTTGAATCGGGCTCCGAAGCGGGCAGGGTCGAAGAGGTGAATGTTAAAGACGATTCCCCTGAGATCCCGAAGATCGTGAGAAAGGCGACATCGGTCGATGTTGAAACATTGAACAGGAACAGGGAAAAGGCCAAGGAAGCGATCAACGTCTGCAAGAATCTCGTCAAAGAGAAAGCGCTTCCGATGAAGATCGTGGATGCTCATTTCAGTTTTGACGGAGGAAAGATCGTTTTTTCTTTCATAGCCGAAAAAAGAGTGGATTTTCGCGATCTTGTGAAGATACTTTCAAAGAATTTCCAGAGATCGATCAGATTGCAGCAGATCGGATCCAGGGATGAAGCCAGGGGAAAGGGCGGATTCGGCGCATGCGGAAGAGAGCTTTGCTGTATAAAATTTTCGGGAAGCCTGAAAAGCGTGACAACCGACGACGCAAGGGTCCAGCAGATGGGACAGAGGGGAAGCGAAAGGCTTTCCGGTCTTTGTGGAAGGCTGAAATGCTGCCTCGGTTTTGAATCCGATGTATACAGGAAAGCGCTGGCAAAGATGCCTGATCTCGGAACGGAGATCATTGTTGAAGGCAAGAAGGCGATCGTGAAAGACAGGCATATCCTCGAGGAAGAGGTTACGGCGATGTTTGATGATAAAAGCGCAAAAAGAGTTCCTCTCGGCAAAATAAAGCAAAAAAAATAG
- the rpsB gene encoding 30S ribosomal protein S2 has translation MSVKKNEEISMMDMLKAGVHFGHKKSKRHPKMSEYIYTVRNGINIIDLAQTKQKLDESVEYVKELTAKGGVILFVGTKRQAKKIVKEAAEKCGMPYVNERWLGGTFTNFDKIYPGVERYKDIVKQKQAGELEKKYTKKEIVEINRDIKRMDIKYGGIKDMKKIPEAIFIVDIIEEETAVAEAKARKVPIVAIVDTNTDPTFIAKPIPSNDDAMRSIELVVNAISEAVIEGKAKIKK, from the coding sequence ATGAGCGTTAAAAAGAACGAAGAGATCAGCATGATGGATATGCTGAAAGCGGGTGTTCACTTTGGCCACAAAAAGTCAAAGAGGCATCCGAAGATGTCGGAATACATCTACACCGTAAGGAATGGGATAAACATAATCGACCTCGCGCAGACGAAGCAGAAATTGGATGAGAGCGTCGAATATGTCAAAGAGCTTACTGCAAAAGGAGGCGTGATTTTGTTTGTGGGTACAAAGAGACAGGCCAAGAAGATCGTCAAAGAAGCTGCTGAAAAGTGCGGCATGCCATATGTAAATGAGAGATGGCTTGGCGGAACATTCACGAACTTTGACAAGATCTATCCGGGAGTCGAAAGATATAAAGACATTGTCAAGCAGAAGCAGGCCGGAGAATTGGAGAAAAAATACACCAAAAAAGAGATCGTTGAGATCAATAGAGACATTAAAAGGATGGACATCAAATACGGCGGGATCAAGGATATGAAAAAGATCCCCGAGGCGATCTTCATTGTGGATATCATAGAAGAAGAAACGGCAGTCGCCGAAGCGAAGGCGAGAAAGGTTCCCATCGTCGCAATTGTCGACACGAACACCGATCCGACTTTCATTGCAAAGCCCATTCCTTCGAATGACGATGCCATGAGATCGATCGAACTTGTGGTGAATGCCATCTCTGAGGCAGTGATCGAAGGGAAAGCAAAGATAAAAAAATAG
- a CDS encoding tetratricopeptide repeat protein, whose protein sequence is MEFDLIPQVIIMIASGVIIVILGRNIPKLKDDASDGFWSGNYNEVEKREREKFQYLYERLVKKISKEEYKKKMDLFWIWFEKLLRKARINFLKFDNTIVALINKLREKNVEKIEKLFNDNEEKDEHDVKTGSNAVSAGVNKAFGKVRKFDWKNINKHADMQVPEKKAVEPEEPVFSAEPEIREGSANIVSEKISDIVPGTAIVPETAEAVNEINEKNADAEDIVENLGDERKTNKEKEYIKMIMKNPIDVKAYWHLGTIYARRRNYKDAIECFRQITKIDPTYEKAKHKLTEILGKMKKGVRRGKEDSEDQDEEKGIDPSMPT, encoded by the coding sequence ATGGAATTTGACTTGATTCCACAGGTCATTATAATGATAGCGTCCGGAGTGATCATCGTTATACTGGGAAGGAATATTCCCAAGCTGAAAGACGATGCAAGCGATGGTTTTTGGTCAGGGAATTATAATGAAGTCGAAAAAAGGGAAAGGGAAAAGTTCCAATATCTTTATGAAAGACTGGTGAAAAAGATCAGCAAGGAAGAATACAAGAAAAAAATGGATCTTTTCTGGATCTGGTTCGAAAAACTGTTAAGGAAGGCCAGAATTAATTTTTTGAAATTCGACAACACGATCGTTGCACTCATTAATAAGCTTCGGGAGAAAAATGTCGAGAAGATCGAAAAACTGTTCAATGATAATGAAGAGAAAGATGAGCATGACGTGAAAACCGGAAGCAATGCCGTTTCCGCCGGTGTGAACAAGGCTTTTGGAAAAGTGAGAAAATTCGATTGGAAGAATATAAACAAGCATGCAGACATGCAGGTTCCGGAAAAGAAAGCGGTCGAGCCGGAGGAGCCTGTCTTCAGCGCAGAGCCGGAGATCCGGGAAGGATCGGCAAATATTGTTTCTGAAAAAATTTCCGATATTGTTCCCGGAACTGCTATCGTTCCTGAAACTGCAGAGGCTGTGAATGAGATCAATGAAAAAAACGCGGATGCGGAAGATATTGTTGAGAATTTGGGAGATGAGCGGAAGACGAACAAGGAAAAAGAATATATAAAGATGATCATGAAGAATCCGATCGATGTGAAGGCCTATTGGCATCTTGGAACAATCTATGCGCGGAGAAGGAACTACAAGGACGCCATTGAGTGCTTCCGCCAGATAACCAAGATCGATCCGACGTATGAGAAGGCGAAGCACAAACTCACTGAAATATTGGGAAAAATGAAAAAAGGCGTAAGAAGGGGAAAAGAAGATAGCGAGGATCAGGATGAAGAAAAAGGGATCGACCCAAGCATGCCGACTTAG